Part of the Cryptococcus neoformans var. grubii H99 chromosome 2, complete sequence genome is shown below.
GCAACTTTTCTTAGCTTGCTTTTTGTAGACTAGTTTTCTGGCGGAGGATGGTTTTTACACTTTCGAtttgcttcttttcttttattGCTAGTGCCGGCTTTTTTAGTGTTGATGCAGCCTGGCCTTGATTGTTAACTTCCTTGTTTCTGGTGCAGCGATTGGGATTATTAGTCTGACTGGTACATGTCACTTGCCTAACAGTAAAATTGAATTTTATAGTCAATATCATTGGTCAGGTGGCGTGACTGGCTGATGGCGACTATCAGGTTTTTGATGGCGACGGACACACTTTTGAATGGGAGATGAGCGCTGGTCAAGAAGAGTGGAGGCTCGGCCCGGTTTCAAGTCCCCCAAGACCGCGGATAAGGCATGTCTACAAATACTTGTAATCGCGTATAGTGACCAGAAAGAACAATCAAGCATACAAATACGTGACTCGTAACTTTGACCCTCCGCTTGCCCAAGCATGTATACCTCTGAACGCGAAATATGCTTTGTTCGTCGTGAGAGCTTTGCATTGCTATTTTGTGTGGAAGCAGCATTTAGAAAATTGGGGGTAGCTGCCTTGTAATCTATTTGTAATACGATTAGAAAACTCACATAAGGAGTCTCGTGCGCGGCCAATCTGTTTATCCTTCTTCGTTCAGTTCCGTTTTATTTTCTTTCGCTATCTCGCACACTCACACAGTCTTCTCCCCTTGATTCAAAATGCAGCACCACccagcggcagcagcacAGCCAGGCCGCACCATTGCTCCTATCCCGCACCACCGCCCACAACAACCCCGCATCACTCCTTACACCCCAAACGTACGCGACCTCAACCCGGGACCTAAGAACAGACtcatcctcgccctccGCTCCAACATCCCTTTTGAAGTAGACTGGGCGCTGCCGCAGCTCGTCGTTGCAAGTTTTGATCAGTCGGACGGTTTCAAGCTCGAGGCATGGCCAGACAGCATTTGCGCGCTGAAGGAGTGGCCGGCCAAGTGGCTTGAAGGACTGGAAAGGGAAGCTGCGGTGTTTGAGATGAAAGCTGGGCGACTAGAttttgaggaggatgagaatgatgaagagggcaGGGTGACAAAGCGTAGAAAAAGGGATCTGGCACTGGGAGCGGTGGTAGAGTGGGAGAACGATCCCAAGGTGGAACAACGGGCCACCAACTCTTTGCTCATCCTCAGAAACgcatccttctccgcaCCCAACGCGAAGACCCTCTCAAACTCGAGCTTCCTCGCCTTTCTCGCcgatttcttctctttgcctCTACCGTTTCTCCAGCATCTTTGCCTGAGAACCCCCGAGCCTATACACCatatcctcatcatcgtccagTCCATCTTCCCCCATTTGCGCGTGGATATGCCAGGTATCGACCGCATCAAGCACATCTTTGGCGTCGTCTTCCCTCAGCTTTTTGTTGATACCCGCGATATCGCAATGATGAACAACCTTATCCCTCTCATGATGATGGGCCAGACAATCCCCAACAaccaccctcctccacctgaACTcatccctcatcttctccagcttctCGTTCTCCGACCAGCAGGCCCACTTCTCGACTTGACCCttgacatcctcatctcgcTCTCCACAAATCCCATCCACTCCCGCGCTATACTTTCTCACAATTCTTTCCCGCATCATCTCAAATCCATCACAGCCTTACTCGAACATCAAGCTCGTCCGGTGGTAAATGCACTTGATCCACCTCCTTCTACAAGAGGGAAAATGGTTCGTAACCCAGCAGGACCGAGTTGCAGAGCAGAGGAACTTAATCAAAGGCGGACAAAAGAACGAGAGGCCGCATTGGGACATATGGATCCCATGGCTGGAGGTAGACCGGTGTACAATGAGGTAGGGGATAAACCACCGACATTTAGTCcggcgacgaagaagaggctttTCAGAATGAAAGAGCCCGAAAGGTCTATCGAGTGGTGAGTTATAAATCATTAACCGCTACTGGAAAATGTTCGAAATGTTGACTTTGTAATGTAGGATGCATCAGACATTCGTCTACTCATCGACAGCTCAAGTCCTCCAAGTGACATTCTGGCACGCCTACCGAGATTTCTTCACCAACCCAGATTGCGTAGAACCAATGCTGAGTGCATCTGATGTGATCAAGAATGTCACTGCAGCTTTCCCGGGAGCGAGCGCAAAAGTGTGGACCGATGCGACTGGTGCGCAAAAGTTTGTGATTTCTGGTGTCGGGTTCAGGAAGCGATCAGGTACGTGCAGTCTTCGGAACTTTTTGTTTATATTCGAATGGCTAATGGGAATCACTAAAAACacagatgacgatgaaagaTTTACATGTTACTGGCATGCGTGCACTCAACGACACTCGGCAACCAACTCGGTCCAACTGCTTGAACACATTCGCGACTACCATCTCCAAACCTTTTCTGCACCCCAATGCCAATGGGGCTCATGCGATCACAATCTCTGCACGTACTCTCATCTCCTCACTCATATCCCCCTTGGCCAGCCTCcgtcctccatctccatccctgATGCCGTCTCGTGCCACATCGCAGACCATAGTAGCTCCGTCTTGCAGCGCAAGATCACCAATCGTACCGTCCCTCCTTTATCCAACGTTCGTCTAGCCGTTCAGGGGACATTTACCCCTGTTGACGCTCGTCGACAACCTACCGGCGTTGCCCTTCTCGCGGCGCTACTTATCCGTAACCTCGCCCGCACCCTCCGTGCCGAGATCTCACTCGCCGTGCCCGAATCGTCTCATGCTCAAACGCAAGAGACGGCAGATGAAGCCCaagcgaggaagaaacaTCTTCTTGAAGAGAGGTACGGATTGCCAATCCCGGATTCGgtgttgaaagaagaagaagaggagcaggcGAATGTGCAGCAAGGCCAAGAGCTGGATATgagtgaggaagagagggagagggcgAAAAAGGCGTTTGAAAatgtggaggagaggattATTAAGGTGATGTTAGAGAATGTTAGTGGGATAACGCAGTATCTTGGCGATGCGCTTGGGCTGTAGAAAGCAGAGTTGAAGATAAAATGGTAGAAGCTTTTATTCAAGACATGTCTCAATTAGGTCTTCACGGTTTAAAGCTATGTAATGCATAATCGAGCGAATTTCCTATACACTTTTGTAAATATTTTCAAGTCTTGATAGTTCTACAGCTTTGCCTTGTTGGGCAAAACGGCAACACATTCAATCTCAACATCCGTACCCTTTGGTAAAGACGCGACACCGATACAACTTCGAGCCGGGGCAGGGCTAGGGATACGTTTGGAGTAGGCTTCGTTAAGCTCGGCGAATGTGTCGTACGACGTGATCTATTGTTTTGAGCATATCGAAAACATGGTCagtgaagaaaaaaaggaacgggagagaaggaaagaacgCACAAAGATGGTGAATTTGACGGTATGTTCCAAACTTGTTCCGTGCGCTTTGAGAACGGCATCGAGATTGTCCATAATTTGGTTCTACACCCATTATACAGCAGTCAGTCTATATATCCCCATCCTATCCCGTCTGCGGATCAGAAGACGATTGGGATGAGATGATAACTTGGGATCTcagggaaaaggaagaggcaagaCATACGACACGATTGGTGATAGGCCCCTTGGCGAGCTCGCCATCAGGGCCTGATCCAATTTGCCCGGAAGTGTAGACGAATCCGTTGGAGATGATTGCCGGGGCTATATATTTTGGGTTTTCCCAAAAGATGAGGGTTTAAAAGTTTGATTGTCAGTGTCAGGCTGCggtgggaagagatgatgagtaAAAATCAGAGACGAATGACGGACGTACAGAAGACGGGGAGGGGAGGGGCGATACCCTCGACTTTGTTGGCGATTCTTTCGCTGGTGGACATTATTTCGAGGGGTGTTTAATAGTTTGATTGATTAGCTGGTAGTAAGGAAGAATAAAAGTCAGATACGCACCAAAAAGACCCTTTATAGGACgggcatgcatgcatgcTGGATGGATAGTGAGGTACGGTGATCTCGGCTCTTCGGTCTTTTCATTCTCAGCAAGTTGCCGATCCGCTCATTCTCTTATCAGTCCGGCAAGCTTAGTAGCTGAACAAAAAGTCGTGTGCTCGGCCTTTGCCTAGACACCCTATTCATACGTAGACATATATGCAAAAGACGTCACTAGTTACAAATCGATGAAAGCTTGTACATGCATAGTCTACACTATGCCTTGCCAATACTTGTCCGTTTTCCGCCCATCTTCGAAGCATCTGACTGGATTAAATATTTTGAAATGAATATGAAGTGGAAATTATTGCACTAAACAGAGTATCAGTATCCGATAAAGTCTTACGAGCAAAAGAAAACTTACAAAGAGGGTCTCGGAAGTCTATAAAAGAAGAATTGAAGAACGTTAGCATTTAACTATATTTGAAAACGACTACTCACGTTTTTGGCTGTTGTGGATGTACCCAATCTTGGTTTTGAACTGCTCCCTCTTCGATTGATCCTGGAAATTCcttccttgcttcttcGCCCATTTGGCCTCACCCGCATTCCTCGCCTTCATCAACTGCTGGCCCTTACCAAACGCGCCGTGTCCACCAGCAACGGGTACAAGTGCAAGAGATGGGTCTGCAAGTTTTTTCCTAACAAGAGCAACTTTGAGGGCGGATTGATCCACGTCTGAGTCGTCCGAAGGGCGGTAGCGTTGGTCATAGTAGACTTTAAGGGAACGATGACCGAGCGTACGGCCAGATGGAAGGACAAGGGAAAGACCGTCAGCGGCCAATGCGACGCTGGCCTTTTTAGGTCTTTGAGGTCTGTCGAAGGCGTCCATaacctcttcatctgatccgatctcttctccatcctcatcctcccagtcctcatcatcaccgTCACCTTGGAAATCGTAAAAGTCGGCCAACTCTGCACGATCTTCGTCCGTCTCATACGCAAGCTTGCAGTGATTTTTGTCAATCATGTGTTTTCGCACAGCTTCCAAACTGCCGAATTCCTTGCCCCCGTTAGGGCAGAAAAGACAAAGATTACCGATAGCCACCTTTTCACCGAGGTATGAAAGGAGGCCGGAAAGGTCGATGAGGATTTCTTTGTCAGGAATGAAAAAGCTGTGGATACTAGCCATGTGACCGACGTTTTCGTCGACAGTCCCAGAATGGCGGGTACAGAAAAGACAGTCCGCGGGTTTTATACGTCGTCGGAGGTTTGCCATCTTCTGCTCAAAGTCAccctcttcgtcgtcctcgCTGTCAACATCCATCTCGTTCGCCTCATCCCCGGATCCgtcatcgtcctcgtcttcagCCTTGGCAGGGGCAGGAGCAGGCTTTTTACCTAGTCTTTCAGCAGATGCGGCAGCGGCTTCTCTGTCTCGATGCTTTTTGGATTGAACGTGGGTCCTGAATGCGTTTTCAGATGAGAATTGCTTGCTAATATCGCATATCAGTATTTCGTCCTACTCTCCttcaattttttttttgagGGTAGACTCACTTGCAAGCGGCACATGCCAAACTTCTAGGATCTGTCCTGACGGCATTTTgttcccttctctccaagaCCTTCTCGTTGAAAGAGGCCGCAGCGACTGGAGGAAGGTTTGCGACCCTACGCTTCATGTTGTAGCGGTGCCAGTCTGTCAAGAAATGGGCTCGCTGCTCATCGGCAGTCTCGAAAGCAACACGGCATGAGATACAGGTGAACATGGTGGAGATTTTTTTATAGTTGATAtagatgaagaatgaagatgttATATGATGCAAATGGCTGATGAATAATGAATGAGTGGCGGCGAAAATTAATTATAAAAAAAATTAAGGTGGAGGTTGGGCTTTTTTGAAGATTTGTTTTGACGAATTCAccattcatcttctctatcCAAATTCGAGCGAGCGAAATGGCAATAGTAACTCCCTCATGGGCACTTGAGACAACGGCGGATGGAGAGGTAAAAGAGAAGACATCAGGCCCAGGCGGTCAATGGCGCGCTCTTAGTACGTACACCCAAACatcctcctgctcctccatCACCACAAGCTCACACTCGCACAGATGTTGGACCCGACCTCATCCGCTCCTTGTTGATGCGCAAATTCAAGTCTCCGACGCCTATCCAAAGAGCAGCTATCCCTCCAGCTCTCTCCACCCCACCGAGGGATATCCTTGGTATGGCCAGGACCGGTTCCGGTAAAACTTTGGCGTACCttatccctcttcttcaaaaaaCTGGATCGACACACCATGGACAAGGCCCTAGAGCTTTAATTCTCTGTCCGAGTCGAGAATTGGCGGTGCAGATTTACACTGTCGGAAAGGATCTCGCCAGAGGAATgaacaagggcaagggaaaagaaaagaacaaggccgaaggagaggaagatgaggaaggcaagggtAAAGAGGGATTGAGATGGGCTGTCATTATTGGTGGTGAAGGAATGGACGCTCAGTTTGAAAAGATGTCCTCCAACCCTGATATGTGAGTAATTATTCTCTGTCCTTCTCCACAAAAGGTATGCTAACGAAAACAGTGTGATTGCTACACCTGGTCGATTCCTCCATCTTATTGTTGAAATGCACATGGACCTTCGACACCTCCAAACGGTCATCTACGATGAAGCCGATCGACTTTTTGAAATGGGTTTCGATGTCCAACTTCAAGaaattcttcatcgtctcccTTCTACTCGTCAAAACTTGTTGTTCTCCGCTACTCTTCCGTCGTCCGTGGCGGAATTCGCAAAGGCCGGTCTCGTGAATCCTCTCCTTGTTCGTCTTGATACCGAGCAAAAGATTTCACCTGATCTCGCCCTCAAATTCTTCTCCGTCAAACctggagaaaaggaagcgTCTTTACTTGTTCTTTTGCGAGAAATCATTGGCAAACCCAATCAACCTCAGCCAGCCGATCCCTCTTCTGCCCCTCAGGCTATCGTATTTGTAGCTACTAAACACCATGTCGACTATGTCGCCGAGCTTCTACGTACGACCGGCTACCGCACCTCTCTCATTTACAGTTCTCTCGACCAAGTTGCCCGTCAGCAGCAACTTGCCGGTTTCCGTAATCACCAATCCGACGTTCTCGTCGTCACAGACGTAGCTGCCCGTGGTCTCGATATCCCCATCATGGACCATGTCATCAACTATGATTTCCCTGCTGGCCCTCGTATCTTTGTTCACCGTGTCGGTCGTACTGCACGAGCCGGTCGAAAAGGTACAGCGTACTCCCTCATCGTCAAGGAAGATTTCCCTTACCTCTGTGACCTCCACACTTTCCTCGGCACAGCGCGTATGGGCGAGCCCGCATATGCTCTGCGTTCACTCCCTATCGAGCAGCTTAGTGAAAACGTCGAGTACGTTTTCCACAACCTTGACGAAACTGCACCCCATATTACTGCTTTGCGTAACGTCATGCGCAAAGGTCAAGGCATGTTTGAACGTTCTCGCACTAAAGCCAATCCTACCTCTTATCGTCAAGCGAAATCTCTCGCTTCCGCTCTCAGTAACAATCCTCCCCGGATTGACGACATGTTTGAGGATgcgatggaggatgaggtgaatgaagaaaaagctAGATTACTCGCCAAAGTGGCAGCGTTCACACCGTCTGAGACTGTGTTCGAAGTCGGAAAACGCGAGAGTGAGAGCGCGGTTATCatgaaaaagaggagaaagacaGTCGACGAGAGGCAGAAACGAGTCTCGAAGGCTGAAGCAGAGAAGAGTACGACGAGTGGCATGGAGAAGACTCCCGTCAAAGAGCTTCCCGCACCTCAACTTCCGATCAAGGACTTTAAAGACCCTTCCTTCTACCTCGAGCATACCCAACGCGGAGCCGAAGCTGAAAAGGGCTATTCTCTCAAATCTGGCGTCGAATCTCTCTCTGGCGCGATCACTGATATGACCGCTGATGAAGGTACAGGACCGAAAGCCCAAAAGGCCAGTCAACTCAGTTGGGACAGGAAGAAACACAAGTTtatcaagaagaatggtAGTActgatggagaaaagatgatCAGGAGCGAAAGTGGTGCATTGTTGCCTGCTAGTTATAGTAGTGGCAAGTATCAGGAATggaagttgaagaggaggcacATGCCTGATGGGCCGGTGGAGGCTTTGGGAGGTggcagaaggggaagacATGGACCACCGGgacagaaaagaaaggcagaagatgaagatggggGAGAGGATGCTGGTGGAAAGGGTAGGAAGGATCAAAtaaagggcaagggcaagggcaaggatgaTTCCAAGCAACAGTCTTCTGGAAAGCCTGGCAAGAAGGGGACCAAGCAGTCCTCTGGACTCAAGTCTGCAATGGATATCAGGAAACAGAGGGAGATCGCGCAAAAGGTTCGTTGTACTGCGCCAGCTATGTTTCGAACTTTGCTAACGAGTCACTGTACCacagagaaaagagaagaacgCTCGAAAACCCCACAAGTTCAGAAAGTAATTTCTCATCCATATATCTATGTAGAACCGGTACTCGATTGTGTACTCATGTATACATTATTCACTTGGGTATCAAAGAAATAGGGGACTCGTAATGTCTCCAATCTTGCTATAATCACGGTCGTAAAAACGACGTTAAACAGCCACACTCCAGAAACAGGTCTGACTATATATACAACCATCATTTCATCAAGAAATTAACATTTAGATCATTGCTTAGAACAACGTCACGCTACATAATCATTAGCAAGCTAGCCATTGTAAAACGATTCGACAACTCACAAATTACTGGGGAAATCGGTCCTTCCAGGGGTCCTTCTCGCTTCATCCAGCAACTCTCCAGACCACCATCCGTCCTCTGGGGTGCTAGTGACGGCAATGATATCACCTGCCTGGAAATCAAATTCGGCCGCAGTTTGAGCGCTGTAGTCATAAAGCGCCTTGACGTCTGTATCACTTATCAGTGCAACCCAATCAGGTTAGATTAGATTAGAAGGAGCACTCACAGAACATGACAGGCAGTCCGGTAGTCGACCATTGTCCTGTAGGGACCATATTAGGCGGGGGCTGATTCGGCTGCGGACTAGGCGTTCTCTGCTGTTGGTGTTGCCGCTGCTGTTGCATATATCCTTGCGGTTGTTGCGGGCTAGCTTGGTATCCATATCCTTGCCCTATCGCAGGGGATGAGCTCAGTGAACGGCCATATGGTTGACCAGACTGATACGATTGCTGGGATGGTTGCATAGGGGGTTGCTGAagttgaggagatggaccGCGCCCATCATAGGCATTACTGTGTCCGTATACAGAAGGAGGGCGCTGAGAGTAGTTAGGTTGAGGCGCCTGGTTCTGCTGTTGATGGTATGGCGAAGGTTGCTGTTGAGCAGGAGAGGAGTACTGATTGTATGCAGGCTGGGGGGTTTGGTTAAAAGCCTGTGCAGCCTGAGATTGTGCTTGAGAGGCATAAGCCTgctgagaaggaagctgttgctgctgtccGTAGCCCGACGTTGGTCTATTGCCTGAGATTGCCGGCGGACCCATGGCAGAAGAAGTAGCTGCTGGCGATCGCGACGGCTGTCCATACGCTGATCCGTAGCCTGCGGGTGCAGCAGCAGGAGTAGGTGAAGGACCAGATGCAGAGACACCATATTGTGAAGTTCGTTGTCCAGGATAGCTGCCCATCTGGGGAGCAGGTGCTTGTATCGGCTGGGCGGCCGGTTGCTGAGCTTGGGCTTGAGCctgttgctgctgataTTGCCTCCTATATTGCTCCGCCATAGTGTCCTGCGCCACCCCACCCTTGGCATCTAAAGAGATGCCCAAATTTTGAGGCCCCAATGTACTAGGAGTTATGACCGGGCTAGGATCGGGTGAACGGAAGACAGGTGGTTGCGGGCTCGGGCTCCGTGCGGCATTGCCAGCCCCTATGCCAACGAACCCTTGTCTAGGCTGAACACCAGGGGACGGGGGAGCTTGTTgatgctgttgctgctcAATATATGAGTTTCTAGAAACATTGGACATGATGGAGCCAGCACGAGACCTTGATCTCGTCTCACGTTCACCGGGGAAGGCTTGATGGTACTGCGAAAGGACCTCATCCGCAATATGGGTCGCCGGTTGTTTGGGAGCTTGCATCATCGCAGGTGAAGGTGCCCGAGGAGAGGcgggagggaaggaaggtgtAGTAGGCCGAGAGGTAGGGTGAGAGCCGACAACATCATCTGCGAAGTTGGAGTAATTGACGCTTTGGCGCTTGCTTTCGGGTCCGCGGGATGATTGGTGTCGAAACTCGTCCATGGACTTGGCgagggcggcggcggtATGGCCtccaggaggaggagaaagagtcGAATCGATAGGTGGGGATCGTGATTGGGCTGGTGCACTCTGCTGGAACGACATACGGTTAGGCGCAGGAGAAGCTGGAGACTTGACTCCATGGCCATACATGCTGCTTCTCACAGACCCAGCAGCAGATACCACACTCTCGGCTCGCCTGTGAGATGCGTTACGCCTGACGCTTccaggaggtggagggtCCCGACGCAGATCAGCCAATGCCTTTGCCATAGggtcttcttcgtcattgATATTCTTCATAGGTGAAGGAGGCCCTTGACGTGAGGGGACACGAGGCTCAGGCATAGTCAAAGTAGCCGGGACGGGGGGTGGAGGCATAGGGTTGTACTTTGAAGAGTTGTCTTGAGAAGCAGGGGAAGTGGCTGACATTCCGGGAAGGGCAACTCCACCGAATGGAACTTTGGGGGCTTCTGGTTCAGTCGCAGTTGGAGCAGAGACTGGTCCGTCCTTCAGTGTAGTTCTATTCAAACCATCAGAGATACCATTGACACCCGGCTTGGCTGATGGCTGCTCTCGCTCCTTTGCGATCTCAGGCTGCGGCTCAGTTGTTGGTCGCGGCTCCGGCTTCGGTTCAGGAGTCTGCTCTCGCTGTATTTCCTTAGTCAGTTCGCGAGAGGCGATTGGCATGGGAGGCTTGGCCGAAATTCGCATAAATTGTGCGACATGAAATGTGGCTTGGGTAGGGTATGACTCCCCGGCAGAATAGTTGATGAAACGAGGGGGATCTAAGACATTATCAGACACTTTTCCGGGGACATAGGGAAAGCATACCAGGAATCATATCACCAGTACCCCATCCCTTGGCAAAGTTAACGATGTCGTTGATTGGCTCAAACTGCTCGAGCTTTTCTCTAATCCGCTCACATGACTAAATTGCCATAAGCAAAATCCGCAATAGCCACATCAAACTCACACTGTCGTCTTCAACGCACACCTGCGACACAGCATTGGCATAGACCCACATAAGATCTTTTGTGATTGCCATcctgtcttcttcaaggtCTTGTACATGCTTGCTTCCCATCAGTCTCATTGTCAACGACAAAGAATCAACTTACGTCACAGAAGTTCTTCCATTCTTGCTCCCACTTCTTATGAGTTATTTCCAATACCTTCACAAACTGCTTAAAGTCGTTCTCGTTCGCCCCGATAGTCTGTCTGACTCGGTCCAATTTGGTATGCAACTTCTCCAATTCCTTGCCTTGAGTGAGGGAAGATTGGGCGGTGTAAGAGTTGAGCTTGAGACAGTCCTGCTCGTATCGATCTCGGGCCTGTAAACCGATTAATCCTCATGGAGAATGACCTCTGCAAATGTTTAAACCCACCTTTTGTACGTGACCTTCTTGCAACCCCTTATTCTTATACGCTTTCTCCACCGCTGCCTGGAGACCCTTTTTCAGATTTGACATCCGCATGCCCAGTTCTGCCGATGGATGCTCCACAGTTTGGCGTATTTCATTACTAAGTGACGAATGATAGGATGCTTGCTGAGCTGTTTCAGAGAGCAGATGTTGGAGAGAATCCGCCAGATCACCAATTTCATCTTTACCCAAGGAGAAACGAGAGAGCTTGTTAAGCTTTTTCGCATACTCGTCCTCAATCGCAGCGCTACGGCAAAAGTCTCAGCTTTTGACCTAAAAATATTCTCGGGACTCACCGTTCCTTCCAGAATGCTCTCAATTCCTCAACCGTCCGCCCTGCCCCTCTCAGTCTCGCCATGATGACATCGAACCCTCTATCCCCCTGTCCCCAAAATGCATTGCAGTAATTCAATCTCGGATCATgtaattcttcttcagctaTTTGATTGCCGTTGAGACCGCCATTCGGTCCATTGTATAGTTTGTACAGCGATGTCGAGGATTGCGAGCGCAGTGGCTCTGTAGATTGTGCCATTTCGGCTGTATCAATGGATTCTAGGTCTTAAAACGGGCTTTAACTAAAAGATGTCCGTTATATATCGTTATAAATGGTCGCGAATAACTGCTTTATATACCAgtcaagatggaagatggaatgGCGATGCGGATGTAATGTCAATGGCTGGACATTCCAGCCAAGTCGTATTCTTTGTGTCATGTTTGATTGTCATCTCTCACAAGTTACATTACGTAAAGGTAAAAGGAAGTGGGATCGGGACACCGGTGCACGATAGAAGGAAGAGACAAAAGCACTGCAGACGGAGTCCGCTTCTCCAAAAAGCTCACCCACGAGAAGGGGCGGTCCTGTTATCATGCCAACAACTGGCAATCACTGTTGCATGTTGTCACTCAACTGATTATTGACTGATTGTTGCTAACTGACCGGCATCCTTTCATGGATAGAAGCAGGAAATGAATTACTCTACCGTCATTGCACTGATGTTCGCCACGTGCCAAGGAAACGTTGTCGGAAACTGTTATAGAAGGTTGGCGTTGAGTTACGAA
Proteins encoded:
- a CDS encoding chromatin structure-remodeling complex subunit RSC9 encodes the protein MQHHPAAAAQPGRTIAPIPHHRPQQPRITPYTPNVRDLNPGPKNRLILALRSNIPFEVDWALPQLVVASFDQSDGFKLEAWPDSICALKEWPAKWLEGLEREAAVFEMKAGRLDFEEDENDEEGRVTKRRKRDLALGAVVEWENDPKVEQRATNSLLILRNASFSAPNAKTLSNSSFLAFLADFFSLPLPFLQHLCLRTPEPIHHILIIVQSIFPHLRVDMPGIDRIKHIFGVVFPQLFVDTRDIAMMNNLIPLMMMGQTIPNNHPPPPELIPHLLQLLVLRPAGPLLDLTLDILISLSTNPIHSRAILSHNSFPHHLKSITALLEHQARPVVNALDPPPSTRGKMVRNPAGPSCRAEELNQRRTKEREAALGHMDPMAGGRPVYNEVGDKPPTFSPATKKRLFRMKEPERSIEWMHQTFVYSSTAQVLQVTFWHAYRDFFTNPDCVEPMLSASDVIKNVTAAFPGASAKVWTDATGAQKFVISGVGFRKRSDDDERFTCYWHACTQRHSATNSVQLLEHIRDYHLQTFSAPQCQWGSCDHNLCTYSHLLTHIPLGQPPSSISIPDAVSCHIADHSSSVLQRKITNRTVPPLSNVRLAVQGTFTPVDARRQPTGVALLAALLIRNLARTLRAEISLAVPESSHAQTQETADEAQARKKHLLEERYGLPIPDSVLKEEEEEQANVQQGQELDMSEEERERAKKAFENVEERIIKVMLENVSGITQYLGDALGL
- a CDS encoding pre-60S factor REI1, whose product is MFTCISCRVAFETADEQRAHFLTDWHRYNMKRRVANLPPVAAASFNEKVLERREQNAVRTDPRSLACAACNKQFSSENAFRTHVQSKKHRDREAAAASAERLGKKPAPAPAKAEDEDDDGSGDEANEMDVDSEDDEEGDFEQKMANLRRRIKPADCLFCTRHSGTVDENVGHMASIHSFFIPDKEILIDLSGLLSYLGEKVAIGNLCLFCPNGGKEFGSLEAVRKHMIDKNHCKLAYETDEDRAELADFYDFQGDGDDEDWEDEDGEEIGSDEEVMDAFDRPQRPKKASVALAADGLSLVLPSGRTLGHRSLKVYYDQRYRPSDDSDVDQSALKVALVRKKLADPSLALVPVAGGHGAFGKGQQLMKARNAGEAKWAKKQGRNFQDQSKREQFKTKIGYIHNSQKHFRDPLLQ
- a CDS encoding septation protein imp2, whose amino-acid sequence is MAQSTEPLRSQSSTSLYKLYNGPNGGLNGNQIAEEELHDPRLNYCNAFWGQGDRGFDVIMARLRGAGRTVEELRAFWKERAAIEDEYAKKLNKLSRFSLGKDEIGDLADSLQHLLSETAQQASYHSSLSNEIRQTVEHPSAELGMRMSNLKKGLQAAVEKAYKNKGLQEGHVQKARDRYEQDCLKLNSYTAQSSLTQGKELEKLHTKLDRVRQTIGANENDFKQFVKVLEITHKKWEQEWKNFCDHVQDLEEDRMAITKDLMWVYANAVSQVCVEDDSSCERIREKLEQFEPINDIVNFAKGWGTGDMIPDPPRFINYSAGESYPTQATFHVAQFMRISAKPPMPIASRELTKEIQREQTPEPKPEPRPTTEPQPEIAKEREQPSAKPGVNGISDGLNRTTLKDGPVSAPTATEPEAPKVPFGGVALPGMSATSPASQDNSSKYNPMPPPPVPATLTMPEPRVPSRQGPPSPMKNINDEEDPMAKALADLRRDPPPPGSVRRNASHRRAESVVSAAGSVRSSMYGHGVKSPASPAPNRMSFQQSAPAQSRSPPIDSTLSPPPGGHTAAALAKSMDEFRHQSSRGPESKRQSVNYSNFADDVVGSHPTSRPTTPSFPPASPRAPSPAMMQAPKQPATHIADEVLSQYHQAFPGERETRSRSRAGSIMSNVSRNSYIEQQQHQQAPPSPGVQPRQGFVGIGAGNAARSPSPQPPVFRSPDPSPVITPSTLGPQNLGISLDAKGGVAQDTMAEQYRRQYQQQQAQAQAQQPAAQPIQAPAPQMGSYPGQRTSQYGVSASGPSPTPAAAPAGYGSAYGQPSRSPAATSSAMGPPAISGNRPTSGYGQQQQLPSQQAYASQAQSQAAQAFNQTPQPAYNQYSSPAQQQPSPYHQQQNQAPQPNYSQRPPSVYGHSNAYDGRGPSPQLQQPPMQPSQQSYQSGQPYGRSLSSSPAIGQGYGYQASPQQPQGYMQQQRQHQQQRTPSPQPNQPPPNMVPTGQWSTTGLPVMFYVKALYDYSAQTAAEFDFQAGDIIAVTSTPEDGWWSGELLDEARRTPGRTDFPSNFVTLF
- a CDS encoding ATP-dependent RNA helicase DBP10, which encodes MAIVTPSWALETTADGEVKEKTSGPGGQWRALNVGPDLIRSLLMRKFKSPTPIQRAAIPPALSTPPRDILGMARTGSGKTLAYLIPLLQKTGSTHHGQGPRALILCPSRELAVQIYTVGKDLARGMNKGKGKEKNKAEGEEDEEGKGKEGLRWAVIIGGEGMDAQFEKMSSNPDIVIATPGRFLHLIVEMHMDLRHLQTVIYDEADRLFEMGFDVQLQEILHRLPSTRQNLLFSATLPSSVAEFAKAGLVNPLLVRLDTEQKISPDLALKFFSVKPGEKEASLLVLLREIIGKPNQPQPADPSSAPQAIVFVATKHHVDYVAELLRTTGYRTSLIYSSLDQVARQQQLAGFRNHQSDVLVVTDVAARGLDIPIMDHVINYDFPAGPRIFVHRVGRTARAGRKGTAYSLIVKEDFPYLCDLHTFLGTARMGEPAYALRSLPIEQLSENVEYVFHNLDETAPHITALRNVMRKGQGMFERSRTKANPTSYRQAKSLASALSNNPPRIDDMFEDAMEDEVNEEKARLLAKVAAFTPSETVFEVGKRESESAVIMKKRRKTVDERQKRVSKAEAEKSTTSGMEKTPVKELPAPQLPIKDFKDPSFYLEHTQRGAEAEKGYSLKSGVESLSGAITDMTADEGTGPKAQKASQLSWDRKKHKFIKKNGSTDGEKMIRSESGALLPASYSSGKYQEWKLKRRHMPDGPVEALGGGRRGRHGPPGQKRKAEDEDGGEDAGGKGRKDQIKGKGKGKDDSKQQSSGKPGKKGTKQSSGLKSAMDIRKQREIAQKRKEKNARKPHKFRK